The following DNA comes from Cellulomonas soli.
CGTCCGGGCCGCGGGCGGTGCCCTGAGCGGCGTCGTGACGTCGGAGCACGACATCCTCGACGGGATCGCCTGGAGCGTCGTCGAGCGCTAAGGGGCACTGAGGGGCACTGAGGGGCACTGAGGGGCACTGAGGAGCGCCGGCCCTCCCGCCGAGGTGTCCGCCAACCGGACACATGTCCGGATGATGGAACGCTGCTTCCCGCCTGTCGGATGGACGGGCATGCTTCGGGACATGACCTGCCCCGTCGCCCCGAGCTGTGCGCGCCTGTGTTGCGCCAGCCGTCGCGGCGTCGGCCGGTCGTGCGCGTGAGTCGCTGAACCTTCCCGGTTCCGCACCACGCCAGACCCCCCACCGAATCCGCGGCGCATCCCGGCGCGCCCCGGACCGGTGCGGACGCAGGTCCGTCCGGGGGTGGTGCGCCGACGCAGACCGCCACCCCCCGACAGGAGCACGATCGTGACCAGGCGCAGCCACCTCCCAGCCCTCCTCGCCACCGGCGTCGCCGGCCTCCTCGCGCTGACCGCCTGCTCGAGCGGCGCGGCCGCGGACGGCGCGTCCACCGCATCCTCGGCAGCCGACGGCGACTCCGTCTCGATCTCGCTGGTGCGCCAGCTCGGCTCGGGCGACTACTTCGAGCAGTGGCTCGCCGGGGCCCAGGCCCAGGCCGACGAGCTCGGGGTCGACCTGCAGGTCTCGAACGCCGACGGCGACGACAACCAGCAGTCGCTCGACCTGGAGTCGGCGGTCAACCAGGCGCCCGACGCGATCATCGTCGACCACGGGTTCGCCGACACGATCGGCGACGGCGTCACCGCAGCGCTCGACGCCGGCATCCCCGTCGTGGCGTTCGACGCCGAGGTCGAGGACGAGCGTGCCGTGACCGTCTCGCAGTCGGACCACGAGCTGGCCCAGGCCTCCCTCGACCAGCTCCTCGAGGACACCGGCGGCACCGCGCAGGTCCTGTACGCGTACGTCGCCGGCTACGCCCCGCTGGACCGGCGCAACGAGACCTGGGAGGACGTCAAGGCCGCCAACCCCGGCCTCGAGCAGGTCGCCCAGATCGGCGTGGTCAGCGACTCCACCGCCTCGGCCGTCGCCGACCAGGCGAAGGCGGCGCTGCAGGCCAACCCCGGCGTGACGGCGATCTTCGCGCCGTACGACGAGTTCGCCAAGGGGGCCACGCTCGCCGTCCAGGAGCTCGGGCTCGAGGGCACCGTGAAGATCTACGGCGCCGACATCTCCACCGCCGACATCGAGGTGCTCACGGCCGAGAACAGCCCGTGGGTGGCCACCGCGGCGACCGACCCGGCGAACGTCGGTGCGGTCACCGTCCGTGCGGCCTACCTCGCGGCGACCGGCGGTGACGTGCCGGCCTCGATCGAGGTCACGCCGACGCTCATCCTCGCCGACGAGCTGCGCGACGCCGGTGTGACCACGATCGCCGACCTGGCCGCGGTCTTCCCGGGCCTGACCACGGACGACCTGGTTCCGGTTCCCTGATGACCGACCGCACCACCGCACCGGGAGCACGGGCCGCGACGCCCGTGCTCTCGGTGCGTCGTCTCGTCAAGCACTACGGCGCCACGGCCGCGCTGGCCGGCGTCGACCTCGAGGTGCACGCGGGCGAGGTGGTCGGGCTCATCGGGGCCAACGGTGCGGGCAAGTCCACGCTCATCAAGGTGCTGGCCGGTGCCGAGCAGCCCACGTCCGGCGCGCTCCTCGTCGACGGCGTGCCCGTGCGGCTGCACGGCCCGATCGACGCGGTCGCCCAGGGTGTCGCGACCGTCCACCAGGACGTCGACGCGGCCCTCGTGCCGACCCTCACGGTCGCCGAGAACCTCGTGCTCGCCGACCTGGCCCGGCCCGGTGGCGGCGTGCGCGCGTCGCGGCGGGCGATCCGGGCCCGTGCGGCGCGGCTCGTGCCGGACGGCTTCCCCATCGACCTCGACGCGCGTGTCGAGGACCTGAGCACCTCGGCGAAGCAGCAGGTCCTCCTCGCCCGCGCGCTCGCCGCGGCCCCCCGGGTGCTCGTCCTCGACGAGCCGACGGCCGCCCTGTCCGTGCTCGAGCAGCAGCGTCTGCTCGCCGACGTGCGACGTCTGGCGGCGGCCGGCACGGCGGTGGTCTTCATCTCGCACCACCTGGCGGAGGTGACCGAGGTGAGCGACCGGGTCGTCGCGCTGCGCGAGGGCGAGGTCGTCGGCACGTTCACCGCCCCCTTCGACGGGGCGGAGCTGGTGCGGGCGATCCTCGGCGACCTGGCGAGCGCCGCTCGGACCTCTCGCGCCGCAGCCTCCGACGGCGTGCCCTTCGCGGGCGAGGGGGCCGCCGGCGGCCGGACTCCGGTGCTCTCCGCGCGCGGCGTGCGCGCGTGGCCCGGTGCGCGACCGGTCGACCTGGTCGTGCACCGCGGCGAGGTGCTCGGACTGACCGGACTGCTGGGAGCGGGCAAGACCGAGCTGCTCGAGCAGCTCGTCGGCGCCCGCCCCCTGCTCGCCGGAGACCTCGAGGTGGAGGGCCGGACGTACCGGCCGCGGCACCCCGCCGACGCGGTCGCTGCCGGCCTCGGCTTCGTCCCGGAGGACCGGGTGCGTGCGGCCGAGATCCCCGACTGGGACGTGACGCGCACCGTCACCCTGCCCGACCTGCGGCGGGTACGCCGCCGCGGGCTGCTCGACTCCCTGGCCGAGCGCGCGCAGGCCCGCGCGGTCATCGACGCGCTCGCCGTGGTGTGCTCCGGACCCCGTGCGCTGATGAGCTCGCTGTCGGGCGGCAACCGGCAGAAGGTCGTCGTCGGCCGCTGGATCGCCGCCGGCGCGCGGCTGCTGGTGCTCGACGAGCCGTTCCGCGGCGTCGACCTGGGTGCCCGGGCGGACATCGCCGCGCTGCTGCGCAGCGGTGAGGTCCAGGCGGCGATCGTCGCGTCCTCCGACCCCGAGGAGGTCCTCGAGGTCGCCGACCGGGTGCTCGTGCTCGCCGGTGGCACGGTGGTCGGCGAGGTCCGCCCGGGCGAGGTCGACGCCGACGGTCTGGCCGCCCTCCTCGCCGGGGCGACCGGCGACCGTCGCCCTGCCGACCGTCTCTCTGCCACCGGTTCCCCCGACGACCGCTCGTCCGACGAGACCGGTCCGACCCCGCACGACGTCGCGGCACCCCCGAGCCGCGAGCCCGAAGGAGCTTCCCGATGAGCACCGGAACCCTCTCCCCGGTCGAGGCCCTCGCGCCCCCGGCCGCCGCACCCGAACCGAGGCGTGCCCGTGCGCTCGGCGTGGCACGCGACCTCGTCTACCGGTACGGGCTGCTCGTGCTGCTGGCCGTCCTCGTGGTGTGGTTCTCCACCGCCACGCCCGAGTTCGCCACCGTGCGGAACGTGCTGATCATCCTGCAGTCGGTGGCCATCACGGCCGTCGTCGCGCTCGGGGTCACCGTCTCGCTGGTGGCCGGCGGGTTCGACCTGTCGGCCGGCGCGACCGTGAGCCTGACCGTCATGGTCTCCGCGGCGGCGCAGGTCTACTTCGGGCTGCCGGCCTGGGTGGCCGTGCTGGCCGGGCTGTCCTGCGGCGTCCTCGTCGGGCTGGTGAACGCCGCGCTCGTGGTGCTCGGGCGGGTGCCCGACCTGGTGGCCACGCTCGGCACGATGTTCGTCGTCCAGGGGCTCGCGCTCGTGCTCACCTCCGGGCAGTCGGTGTCCGCGGGGGCGACGTTCCGCGGCGAGCCGACGACCGGGCGGATCAGCGAGTCGTTCCTGTGGCTCGGTCGCGGCGACGTGCTCGGCATCCCGGCCCCGGTCGTGATCGTCACGGTCGTCTCGGTGGGCGTCGCGGTGCTGCTCACCCGCACCCGTGCGGGCCGTCTGCTCGAGGCCGTCGGCGGCAACCCCGAGGCGTCCCGGCTCGCCGGCGTCCGGGTGGGCCGCTACCGCGCGCTGGCCTACGTGGTCTCCGGGTTCCTCGCCTCGGTCGGCGGCGTGCTGCTCACCGCCCGGCTCGGCCGCGGCGACGTCGGTGCCGGCTCGCCCTACCTGCTCGAGACGGTGGCCGCCGCGCTCATCGGGTACGCGGTGCTGGGCGCCAACCGCCCGCACGCGCTCGGCACGATCGTCGGGGCGCTGTTCGTCGGGGTCGTCATCAACGGCCTGACCATGCAGAACGCTCCCTACTACGCGCAGGACCTCATCAAGGGCGCCCTGCTCGTGGGCGCCGTGCTGCTCTCGTTCTCGTCCCTGTTCCGCCGCACGGGAGGCTCCCGATGAGCGCCGAGGTGCTCGACGTCACCACCGTCCCCGCCTACCTGGCCACCCGTCCCGGGGTGAGCGACCTGATCGACCTGTCGACCGCGACGGTGCAGGAGGTGGGCGACGGGAACCTCAACCTGGTCTTCGTGGTGCGCGACGCGCAGGGGCGCTCGCTCGTCGTCAAGCAGTCGTTGCCGTACGTGCGGATGGTCGGCGAGTCGTGGCCGCTGAGCCAGGACCGCATCCTGGCCGAGGGGCGTGGGTACGTCGCGGCGCAGTCGCTCAGCCCCGAGCTGACGCCTGCGTTCCACGGCCTGGACGCCGAGCGGCGCGTGCTCGTGCTCGAGGACCTTTCCTCCTGGACCGTCTGGCGCCGGTCCCTGAACGACGGCGTGATCGACCCGGGGGCGGGCGCTGCGGTCGGCACGTACGCCGCGCGCATCGCGTTCGGCACCTCGGTGCTCGGCCGGCGCGCCGAGGACGTGCAGGAGGCCGCCGCCGGTGCGGCCAACCCGGAGCTGTGCCGGATCACCGAGGACCTGGTCTTCACCGAGCCGTTCATCGACCACGAGCAGAACGCGTGGGACGACGAGCTGACCGCCGACGTGCTCGCGCTGCGCGACCCCGCCCTGCTCGACGAGGTCGCGGCGCTCAAGTTCCGGTTCCTCACGGCGGGCCAGGCGCTCATCCACGGCGACCTGCACAGCGGGTCCGTGTTCGTGCCGGGTGCGCCGCAGCGCGCGCAGGGCGCACCGGCGGCCAAGGTCTTCGACATCGAGTTCGCCTTCTACGGCCCGGTCGGGTTCGACCTGGGGACGAGCCTGGCGAACCACCTGTTCGCGCACGTGCGCGCCGAGGTGCTCGATCGGCCCGCGGACTTCCGCACCTGGGTCGCGGGGCTGCCCGCCGAGACGTGGGACGCGTTCGTCGCCGAGATCGGCCGGCTGTGGCCGCAGCGGGCGGACGCCTCCTGGACGGACGGCTTCCGGGACGCGTGGATCGACGCCGTGTGGCAGGACGCGGTCGGCTTCGCCGGCCTCGAGGCGATCCGTCGGGTCGTGGGGCTGGCCAAGGTCTCCGACCTGCAGACGTTGGGCACCGACGAGCGCGTGCGAGCCGCCCGGGCGGTGCTGCGTACCGCGCGGGGCTGGATCACCGACCGGACGAGGATCACCGGGCCGGGCGAGCTGCTGCCGTCCGGTCTCGTCGGGTCCGTCGACGCCGAGCACGGCCCGGACGCGGACGCGCTGCGCACGCAGGCCGTGGGCGCGCGAGCATGACGCTCGTGACCGACGCCCCGAGGGACATCCGCACGGTCCGGGCGGCCGCCGCCGGGGGCCTGCACGCCGTCGCCGCACCCGGCCTGCCTCCGTCGGTGGAGTGGACCGGGGACGCCGTGCGGGTCATCGACCAGCGGCGCCTGCCCGGTGAGCTCGTGCTGCGCGACCTGCGCACGGTCGAGGACGTGGTCGACGCGATCGCGACGCTCGCCGTGCGCGGCGCCAACGTCATCGGCACCACCGGGGCGTTCGGTGTGGTCCTCGGGCTGCGTGCCGGGCGCCCGCTCGACGAGGTGGCGGCCCTCGTGGCCCGCACGCGGCCGACCGCCGTGAACCTGCAGGTCGCCGTCGACGTGGTCGCCGCGGCAGCCCGGGCGGGTCGCGACCCGCTCGCGGCGGCCCTCGGTCTGCTGGAGGCCGACCGGGAGCAGTGCCGACGCATCGGCGAGGCCGGCCGGGTCGAGCTCGCCGGCCGCACGCGGCTGCTCACGCACTGCAACACCGGACGCCTGGCCACCACCGGCATCGGTACCGCCCTGGGCATCGTGCACG
Coding sequences within:
- a CDS encoding substrate-binding domain-containing protein, which produces MTRRSHLPALLATGVAGLLALTACSSGAAADGASTASSAADGDSVSISLVRQLGSGDYFEQWLAGAQAQADELGVDLQVSNADGDDNQQSLDLESAVNQAPDAIIVDHGFADTIGDGVTAALDAGIPVVAFDAEVEDERAVTVSQSDHELAQASLDQLLEDTGGTAQVLYAYVAGYAPLDRRNETWEDVKAANPGLEQVAQIGVVSDSTASAVADQAKAALQANPGVTAIFAPYDEFAKGATLAVQELGLEGTVKIYGADISTADIEVLTAENSPWVATAATDPANVGAVTVRAAYLAATGGDVPASIEVTPTLILADELRDAGVTTIADLAAVFPGLTTDDLVPVP
- a CDS encoding sugar ABC transporter ATP-binding protein, whose product is MTDRTTAPGARAATPVLSVRRLVKHYGATAALAGVDLEVHAGEVVGLIGANGAGKSTLIKVLAGAEQPTSGALLVDGVPVRLHGPIDAVAQGVATVHQDVDAALVPTLTVAENLVLADLARPGGGVRASRRAIRARAARLVPDGFPIDLDARVEDLSTSAKQQVLLARALAAAPRVLVLDEPTAALSVLEQQRLLADVRRLAAAGTAVVFISHHLAEVTEVSDRVVALREGEVVGTFTAPFDGAELVRAILGDLASAARTSRAAASDGVPFAGEGAAGGRTPVLSARGVRAWPGARPVDLVVHRGEVLGLTGLLGAGKTELLEQLVGARPLLAGDLEVEGRTYRPRHPADAVAAGLGFVPEDRVRAAEIPDWDVTRTVTLPDLRRVRRRGLLDSLAERAQARAVIDALAVVCSGPRALMSSLSGGNRQKVVVGRWIAAGARLLVLDEPFRGVDLGARADIAALLRSGEVQAAIVASSDPEEVLEVADRVLVLAGGTVVGEVRPGEVDADGLAALLAGATGDRRPADRLSATGSPDDRSSDETGPTPHDVAAPPSREPEGASR
- a CDS encoding ABC transporter permease — encoded protein: MSTGTLSPVEALAPPAAAPEPRRARALGVARDLVYRYGLLVLLAVLVVWFSTATPEFATVRNVLIILQSVAITAVVALGVTVSLVAGGFDLSAGATVSLTVMVSAAAQVYFGLPAWVAVLAGLSCGVLVGLVNAALVVLGRVPDLVATLGTMFVVQGLALVLTSGQSVSAGATFRGEPTTGRISESFLWLGRGDVLGIPAPVVIVTVVSVGVAVLLTRTRAGRLLEAVGGNPEASRLAGVRVGRYRALAYVVSGFLASVGGVLLTARLGRGDVGAGSPYLLETVAAALIGYAVLGANRPHALGTIVGALFVGVVINGLTMQNAPYYAQDLIKGALLVGAVLLSFSSLFRRTGGSR
- the mtnK gene encoding S-methyl-5-thioribose kinase, with product MSAEVLDVTTVPAYLATRPGVSDLIDLSTATVQEVGDGNLNLVFVVRDAQGRSLVVKQSLPYVRMVGESWPLSQDRILAEGRGYVAAQSLSPELTPAFHGLDAERRVLVLEDLSSWTVWRRSLNDGVIDPGAGAAVGTYAARIAFGTSVLGRRAEDVQEAAAGAANPELCRITEDLVFTEPFIDHEQNAWDDELTADVLALRDPALLDEVAALKFRFLTAGQALIHGDLHSGSVFVPGAPQRAQGAPAAKVFDIEFAFYGPVGFDLGTSLANHLFAHVRAEVLDRPADFRTWVAGLPAETWDAFVAEIGRLWPQRADASWTDGFRDAWIDAVWQDAVGFAGLEAIRRVVGLAKVSDLQTLGTDERVRAARAVLRTARGWITDRTRITGPGELLPSGLVGSVDAEHGPDADALRTQAVGARA
- the mtnA gene encoding S-methyl-5-thioribose-1-phosphate isomerase; this encodes MTDAPRDIRTVRAAAAGGLHAVAAPGLPPSVEWTGDAVRVIDQRRLPGELVLRDLRTVEDVVDAIATLAVRGANVIGTTGAFGVVLGLRAGRPLDEVAALVARTRPTAVNLQVAVDVVAAAARAGRDPLAAALGLLEADREQCRRIGEAGRVELAGRTRLLTHCNTGRLATTGIGTALGIVHAKAQAGEDVHVLATETRPLRQGARLTAWELQRSGVDVQVLPDGAAAAALLGGLVDAVVVGADRIAANGDTANKVGTLGLALAARHAGVPFYVAATLNAVDLGLRDGGAIPIETRAASEVLDRPGDLDVPVWNPAFDVTPGALVTGIVTEAGVLRPPFTTSLAAAVLAGGPTPEELV